The following proteins come from a genomic window of Pirellula staleyi DSM 6068:
- a CDS encoding ABC transporter permease subunit — MFFAENPVLQRELLVNLRMTRAFVLLLVYQLLLGCVVYLAWPQDTRLDLTANSKSASQTRNLVDLFFIGQYVLASMMAPSFAASSITGEKERKTYEMLLASPLKPSAIVLGKLFASLAHLAVLIFSSLPIVMLCLPLGGVSVYEVLAAYLGLIISVVTFGMISVAASAFFQRTSASLVVSYLFILPLALIGVFVWMQLAPYGEFRLLLILTVLPAMAAGVCISLFFSTTTMLLHPPDVGSEGKDVVDLEHEAQTAVGLVIQRDQFPDRLFAPPKREDLMEDGANPVYDKEIRSEIFSQGTLMLRLVIQVSMLLAIPLMGACLYILPQYAPWYICYVVVFNMLVGPVFSAGSVTSERERETLDLLLTTVITPWQILWGKLVAGLRVSSVLTLFLVWPVLLACVMVSLYWTNLLSVVAYLAIILTTCVTTAMIALFCSVMFQKTSMSLMTTYLTIIVLFCAPLAANFFASSFFPDAPITEQLKLTGLTSPFSAAFAVPLDVGVTSTETSKATEIQAIGNWPLVGYYALFTLGMNGLLLVTMMWLFNTRWRVAG; from the coding sequence ATGTTCTTTGCTGAAAACCCAGTATTGCAGCGCGAATTGCTCGTCAACTTGCGTATGACGCGAGCCTTTGTGCTGCTGCTCGTCTACCAGTTGCTGCTCGGCTGTGTCGTCTACCTGGCTTGGCCGCAAGATACGCGTCTCGACCTCACGGCCAATAGCAAAAGCGCCTCGCAAACGCGTAACCTGGTCGACCTCTTTTTTATCGGACAGTACGTTCTTGCTTCGATGATGGCACCGAGCTTTGCCGCCAGCTCGATTACCGGCGAAAAGGAGCGAAAAACCTATGAAATGCTCCTCGCTTCGCCGCTGAAGCCCTCGGCAATTGTGCTCGGAAAATTGTTCGCGAGTCTCGCGCATCTGGCCGTACTGATCTTCAGTTCGCTGCCGATCGTGATGCTCTGTTTACCCCTCGGGGGTGTGAGCGTTTATGAAGTGCTCGCGGCCTATTTGGGGCTGATCATTTCGGTCGTCACGTTCGGCATGATCAGCGTTGCTGCGAGCGCATTTTTTCAGCGCACCAGCGCGTCGCTCGTGGTGTCGTATCTCTTTATTCTGCCGCTGGCGCTGATCGGTGTGTTTGTCTGGATGCAGCTGGCACCCTACGGCGAGTTTCGACTCCTCCTGATCCTGACCGTGCTCCCGGCGATGGCAGCCGGCGTTTGCATTTCCCTCTTTTTCAGCACCACCACCATGCTGCTCCATCCGCCCGATGTCGGGAGTGAAGGAAAAGATGTGGTCGACCTGGAGCACGAAGCGCAAACGGCTGTCGGGCTGGTGATTCAGCGCGATCAGTTTCCCGATCGTTTGTTTGCCCCACCCAAGCGCGAAGACTTGATGGAAGATGGTGCCAACCCGGTCTACGACAAGGAGATCCGGAGCGAAATCTTCAGCCAAGGGACCCTCATGCTCCGCCTCGTCATTCAGGTGAGCATGCTGCTGGCCATTCCGCTGATGGGTGCCTGCCTCTACATCTTGCCGCAGTATGCACCTTGGTACATCTGCTACGTCGTGGTGTTTAACATGCTCGTCGGACCGGTCTTTTCCGCCGGAAGTGTCACTAGCGAACGCGAACGCGAAACGCTCGACCTGCTCCTCACCACCGTGATCACCCCCTGGCAAATCTTGTGGGGGAAGCTGGTCGCTGGGCTCCGCGTTTCCAGCGTGCTGACGCTGTTTCTCGTCTGGCCGGTGCTGCTCGCCTGCGTGATGGTCAGCCTCTACTGGACCAACTTACTGTCGGTCGTGGCCTACCTGGCGATCATCCTCACCACCTGCGTCACCACGGCGATGATCGCCCTGTTTTGCTCGGTCATGTTCCAGAAAACGAGCATGAGCCTGATGACCACTTACTTGACGATCATCGTGCTGTTTTGTGCCCCGCTGGCCGCCAACTTCTTTGCCAGCAGCTTCTTTCCCGATGCGCCGATCACCGAGCAGCTGAAACTGACCGGCCTCACCAGCCCGTTTTCGGCGGCGTTTGCCGTTCCACTCGACGTGGGTGTCACTTCGACCGAGACGAGCAAAGCGACGGAGATTCAAGCGATTGGCAACTGGCCACTCGTCGGCTATTACGCCCTGTTTACCCTCGGAATGAACGGGCTCTTGCTCGTCACCATGATGTGGCTGTTCAACACCCGCTGGCGCGTTGCCGGATAG
- a CDS encoding sigma-54 dependent transcriptional regulator, with product MAESSKEPADPAAPPIRVLIVDNDTALAQAMEESLARVGYHCTIATSGPEGVRRVQQDNFEIVITDLVMNDVDGMEVLARAKEALPEAEVIMVTGHATVPKAVEAMQQGAFNFLEKPITPTRLRAVAEKAADAVRLRQTNQELNQRLDERFGFEGIIFSSEKMKQVIDRLKRIAPTDASVLITGESGTGKELVAQAIHQNSPRKSKRIVALNCAAVAENLVESELFGHVKGAYTDALNDRMGAFEYANGGTLFLDEVGDMPLATQIKLLRVLEEHQITRVGDNKPIRVNVRMVSATNRALEDAIKAGTFRADLYYRLKVVTVELPALRQRREDIVPLADHFRRQFIRRHHKPNKGISPVVSRRLFSYDWPGNVRQLRNAIETMVVLDTDGILDIDDLPPELVDAEELRTPAIASGPSELIGQPLDNIERWAIEETLKLTSGNREEAARILGIGARTLYRKLDKYQSGEASASDVATDE from the coding sequence ATGGCCGAATCATCCAAAGAACCTGCTGACCCCGCTGCGCCACCGATTCGTGTGCTGATTGTCGACAACGACACGGCGCTCGCTCAAGCGATGGAGGAAAGCCTCGCGCGCGTGGGCTATCACTGCACCATTGCGACGTCGGGGCCCGAAGGGGTGCGGCGCGTCCAGCAAGACAATTTCGAGATCGTGATTACCGACCTGGTGATGAACGATGTCGACGGCATGGAAGTGCTGGCTCGTGCCAAAGAAGCCCTTCCCGAAGCGGAAGTGATCATGGTCACTGGGCACGCCACCGTTCCCAAAGCGGTTGAGGCGATGCAGCAAGGGGCGTTTAATTTTCTCGAGAAGCCGATCACTCCGACGCGGCTGCGCGCGGTGGCAGAGAAGGCGGCCGATGCCGTTCGGTTGCGGCAAACCAACCAAGAACTAAACCAGCGCCTCGATGAACGGTTTGGTTTCGAGGGGATCATCTTCTCGAGCGAGAAGATGAAGCAGGTGATTGATCGGCTGAAACGAATCGCCCCCACCGATGCCAGTGTGCTGATTACCGGCGAAAGTGGGACCGGCAAGGAATTGGTGGCCCAAGCGATTCATCAAAACAGCCCGCGCAAGAGCAAACGGATTGTCGCGCTGAACTGCGCGGCTGTGGCGGAAAACCTCGTCGAAAGCGAGCTTTTCGGCCATGTGAAAGGGGCTTATACCGATGCCCTCAACGACCGGATGGGGGCGTTTGAGTATGCCAACGGCGGCACGCTGTTTCTCGACGAAGTGGGGGACATGCCGCTCGCCACGCAAATCAAGTTGCTCCGCGTCCTCGAAGAGCACCAGATCACACGTGTGGGTGATAACAAGCCGATTCGCGTGAACGTGCGGATGGTGTCGGCCACCAATCGTGCGCTGGAAGATGCGATCAAAGCAGGGACCTTTCGAGCCGATCTGTATTACCGTTTGAAGGTGGTGACGGTCGAGCTCCCCGCGCTCCGGCAGCGGCGAGAAGATATCGTTCCGCTGGCCGATCATTTCCGTCGGCAATTCATCCGTCGGCATCACAAGCCGAACAAAGGGATCTCGCCGGTCGTCAGCCGTCGGCTCTTTTCGTACGACTGGCCCGGGAATGTGCGCCAGCTTCGTAACGCGATTGAAACCATGGTGGTGCTCGACACCGACGGCATTCTCGACATCGACGATTTGCCGCCAGAATTGGTGGATGCCGAAGAGCTGCGCACCCCGGCGATTGCGAGCGGACCTTCGGAGTTGATCGGACAGCCGCTCGACAACATCGAGCGCTGGGCGATTGAAGAAACGCTCAAGCTGACGAGTGGCAACCGCGAAGAAGCGGCCCGAATTCTCGGCATTGGCGCACGGACGCTCTATCGCAAACTCGACAAGTATCAGTCGGGTGAAGCGAGTGCGAGCGACGTTGCCACCGACGAATAG
- the mutL gene encoding DNA mismatch repair endonuclease MutL, which translates to MPTIRQLSTSVINKIAAGEVIERPASVVKELLENAVDAGATRIDVHLESGGCDLVRITDNGCGIEPEQLMLAVASHATSKIVDADDLFRVATLGFRGEALASIAEISQLTIRSRTADSTEGAELVVHGGVAQPIMPCAAPIGTTLEVRNLFFNTPVRRKFLRQAQTEIGHCTEAFTRIALASEHIHFTLRHNERLLFDLPAGDWRRRIGLLIGKEIELALIPIEAADDSTKLYGYTCDPQQNRSSNKLQYLFLNGRHIRDRSLQHALSEAYRGLLLTGRFPICFLRIEMPADTVDVNVHPSKLEVRFQDGGRLYSMILGTLRKKFLATDLTARLHRPQGATETATSSMDESALAAHRRELVDWAKGALGQPTSGALSSSRSFARLACRALRTKPRSSPLAHHHCAAGELPRAVCRQLCQSSVGRCGSCRIPSVSGEFSCRAHRPPCSTRSAVVGRFAPRSCARRVHGCFAGASRIARRSSATGPRRAGDVEHRFSGPSALSGN; encoded by the coding sequence ATGCCCACCATTCGCCAACTATCGACCAGCGTGATCAACAAGATCGCCGCCGGCGAAGTGATCGAGCGTCCGGCGAGCGTTGTGAAGGAACTCCTTGAAAACGCCGTCGATGCTGGTGCTACCCGGATTGATGTGCACCTCGAATCGGGTGGCTGCGATCTGGTGCGCATCACCGACAACGGCTGTGGCATCGAGCCAGAGCAATTGATGCTGGCGGTGGCGAGCCATGCGACGAGCAAAATTGTCGATGCCGACGATCTGTTTCGCGTCGCCACGCTCGGTTTTCGAGGGGAAGCTTTAGCGTCGATTGCCGAGATCAGTCAGCTGACCATTCGTAGTCGCACGGCCGATTCCACCGAAGGGGCCGAACTGGTGGTGCATGGTGGTGTCGCCCAGCCGATCATGCCGTGCGCGGCGCCGATTGGCACCACGCTCGAAGTCCGAAATCTGTTTTTCAATACGCCGGTGCGGCGGAAGTTTTTGCGGCAAGCGCAAACTGAAATTGGACACTGCACCGAAGCGTTCACACGCATCGCGCTGGCGTCGGAGCATATCCATTTCACGCTCCGTCATAACGAGCGTTTGCTGTTTGATCTTCCTGCCGGTGATTGGCGGCGTCGGATTGGTCTGTTGATTGGCAAAGAGATCGAGCTTGCCCTCATTCCGATTGAGGCGGCGGACGATAGCACCAAACTTTATGGCTATACCTGCGATCCTCAGCAGAACCGTTCGAGCAACAAATTGCAGTATTTGTTCCTGAATGGTCGCCATATTCGCGATCGGAGTTTGCAGCACGCTTTGAGCGAAGCGTATCGTGGTCTGCTGCTGACCGGCCGATTCCCGATCTGCTTTTTGCGGATCGAGATGCCCGCCGATACGGTCGACGTGAATGTCCACCCGAGCAAACTGGAAGTTCGTTTTCAGGATGGTGGTCGGCTCTACTCGATGATTCTCGGCACGCTGCGAAAAAAGTTCCTGGCGACCGATCTCACCGCGCGGCTGCATCGTCCTCAAGGTGCCACGGAAACGGCGACCAGCAGCATGGACGAGTCGGCGCTGGCAGCGCATCGGCGCGAACTGGTCGACTGGGCCAAGGGCGCTTTGGGGCAACCTACCAGCGGCGCGCTTAGCAGCAGCCGATCTTTCGCAAGGCTCGCTTGCCGCGCTCTACGAACAAAACCCCGATCGAGCCCTCTCGCTCACCACCATTGCGCCGCCGGTGAACTACCCCGCGCAGTATGCCGCCAGTTATGCCAGTCGAGCGTCGGTCGATGCGGCTCCTGTCGAATCCCCTCTGTATCCGGGGAGTTTTCATGTCGCGCACACCGCCCCCCCTGCTCCACTCGCAGCGCCGTCGTCGGCCGATTTGCTCCTCGATCCTGCGCTCGACGAGTCCACGGCTGTTTCGCCGGAGCCTCGCGAATTGCCCGCCGTTCGTCCGCGACTGGCCCCCGGCGTGCCGGTGATGTCGAGCATCGGTTTTCAGGTCCATCAGCGCTATCTGGTAACTGA
- the aroE gene encoding shikimate dehydrogenase: MTICVIVGRGRHKHMIAEHKHLGEVGAQLVELRLDYIMSDVNLRRLLPERPTPVVITVRRQRDGGRWSRSEDQRQVLLRQAIASGVEYVDLEEDIAGSIPRFGKTKRIVSYHNFQETPENLAALHERMSKLDADIVKIATMAHTPSDTTRLVQLMKGAKIPTVAIAMGEIGTPSRILGGKFGSPLTYAAFSSDRELAPGQLSYEQMRAVYHYDDINADTEVFGVVADPVGHSMSPLLHNAAFRALSMNRVYLPLRVPREHLAKFLQDCPELGIKGLSVTIPHKEEVIQHLVKTDDATTEIAACNTVIWKEGKPVGYNTDYRASMASIDRLFGGDEKQSGLAGKTALLLGAGGVSKAIACGLRRRGCDVVIASRTLEKSEALAKKFKARTIDWKLRHSVQAHLVVNGTPLGMHPNLDESPIDEGYFSTDMVAFDTVYNPEQTLFIKRAREAGAKTITGIDMFVGQAALQFKLFTAHDPPMDLMRQTIRRAISAAKL; encoded by the coding sequence ATGACGATTTGCGTGATCGTGGGACGTGGCCGGCACAAGCACATGATTGCCGAGCACAAGCATTTGGGCGAAGTCGGCGCCCAGTTGGTCGAGCTGCGTCTCGACTACATCATGAGCGATGTGAATCTCCGCCGTCTGTTGCCCGAGCGTCCCACTCCTGTGGTGATCACGGTTCGCCGGCAGCGTGATGGGGGACGCTGGAGCCGCAGCGAAGATCAGCGCCAAGTGCTGCTCCGTCAAGCGATTGCATCGGGTGTCGAATACGTCGATCTCGAAGAAGATATTGCCGGCAGCATTCCCCGTTTTGGCAAAACCAAACGGATTGTCAGCTACCACAACTTCCAGGAAACCCCTGAAAACCTGGCAGCGCTCCACGAGCGCATGAGCAAGCTCGACGCCGATATCGTGAAAATCGCCACCATGGCGCACACGCCGAGCGATACCACGCGGCTGGTGCAGCTGATGAAAGGGGCCAAGATCCCGACCGTCGCGATTGCGATGGGGGAAATCGGCACACCTTCGCGCATCTTGGGGGGGAAGTTTGGCTCGCCACTCACGTACGCCGCGTTCAGCAGCGATCGGGAACTCGCGCCGGGACAGCTGTCCTACGAACAGATGCGCGCGGTCTACCACTACGACGACATCAACGCCGATACGGAAGTCTTTGGCGTGGTCGCCGATCCGGTGGGGCATAGCATGAGCCCGCTGCTGCACAATGCCGCTTTTCGCGCCTTGTCGATGAACCGGGTCTATCTGCCGCTGCGCGTCCCGCGCGAGCACCTGGCGAAGTTCCTGCAGGATTGCCCCGAACTCGGCATCAAAGGGCTCTCGGTCACCATTCCGCACAAGGAAGAAGTGATTCAGCATCTCGTGAAAACCGACGATGCCACCACCGAGATCGCCGCTTGCAACACGGTGATTTGGAAAGAGGGGAAGCCGGTCGGTTACAACACCGACTATCGCGCCTCGATGGCCAGCATCGATCGACTGTTTGGTGGCGACGAAAAACAGTCGGGACTCGCTGGAAAAACAGCCCTCTTGCTCGGCGCGGGGGGCGTGTCCAAAGCAATTGCCTGCGGCCTGCGTCGCCGTGGCTGCGATGTGGTGATCGCCTCACGCACGCTCGAAAAGTCCGAGGCTTTGGCTAAAAAATTCAAGGCCCGCACCATCGACTGGAAACTGCGACACTCGGTCCAGGCCCATCTGGTCGTCAACGGCACTCCCTTGGGAATGCACCCGAATCTCGACGAATCGCCGATCGACGAAGGCTATTTCAGCACCGACATGGTGGCGTTCGATACGGTCTATAACCCCGAACAAACACTGTTCATCAAGCGGGCACGCGAAGCGGGTGCCAAGACCATCACCGGCATCGATATGTTTGTCGGACAAGCGGCGCTGCAGTTCAAGCTCTTCACGGCTCACGATCCACCGATGGATTTGATGCGTCAAACAATTCGCCGCGCCATCAGCGCTGCGAAACTCTAA